In the uncultured Methanobacterium sp. genome, one interval contains:
- a CDS encoding toprim domain-containing protein, with protein sequence MSFIKLSSLIEELKIYGEQGIPVLIEGQKDEKALRELGVNGNFIKVSGSGLKLFEIAEIAAQSSSRVVILTDFDRKGNQLAKRLSEDIQSLGSHPDLHLRRTIMGITRRFIKDIESLPRHLEQLELEENPSGGQWYYYH encoded by the coding sequence ATGAGTTTTATAAAGTTGTCCAGTTTAATCGAAGAGCTTAAAATCTACGGGGAACAGGGAATTCCAGTTCTGATTGAAGGTCAAAAGGATGAAAAGGCCTTGAGAGAACTAGGGGTAAATGGTAATTTCATAAAAGTTTCCGGTTCAGGTCTTAAACTCTTTGAAATAGCGGAGATAGCAGCTCAATCATCATCAAGAGTAGTTATATTAACTGACTTTGATCGAAAAGGCAATCAACTTGCCAAAAGATTATCAGAGGATATTCAAAGCCTCGGTTCTCATCCGGACCTCCATTTAAGGAGAACCATTATGGGAATTACCCGTCGTTTTATTAAGGATATCGAAAGCCTCCCTCGGCACCTGGAACAACTGGAACTTGAAGAAAACCCATCTGGTGGGCAATGGTATTACTATCATTAG
- a CDS encoding RraA family protein, with protein sequence MEISAESLLREFSSPKMEKNMDFNLKDLGISTSNISDALKNLTGEYGVIPGVKPIQDDLKISGRVVTVKTQQDDWGTSLKAVETAKEGEIVFICCDGDDIGVWGELFSKYAQKKGVQSTVIYGAMRDVEAVRQLNYPVFSRSIVPHAGTPRSEGEIHIPLECGGVKVNNGDWIFGDDGGVVVVAEEILQKVISKALKIKKHEDEILHQIEDGSSLSDILSI encoded by the coding sequence ATGGAAATTTCTGCTGAATCATTGTTAAGAGAATTTTCATCCCCGAAGATGGAAAAAAATATGGATTTTAATCTGAAAGATTTAGGTATTAGCACCTCCAACATTTCAGATGCCCTGAAAAATTTAACCGGTGAATACGGGGTTATTCCTGGTGTTAAACCAATCCAGGATGATCTAAAAATAAGCGGCAGGGTAGTTACTGTTAAAACACAACAGGATGATTGGGGAACCTCACTAAAAGCTGTTGAAACTGCTAAGGAAGGCGAAATTGTTTTCATATGCTGTGATGGAGATGACATTGGAGTTTGGGGCGAATTATTCAGTAAGTACGCTCAGAAAAAAGGAGTCCAATCCACAGTGATCTACGGTGCCATGAGGGATGTAGAAGCAGTAAGACAACTAAATTACCCTGTTTTTTCACGTTCTATAGTTCCCCATGCTGGAACACCCCGCTCTGAAGGAGAAATTCACATCCCCCTTGAATGTGGAGGAGTTAAAGTTAACAACGGAGACTGGATCTTCGGAGATGATGGTGGAGTAGTTGTAGTAGCTGAAGAAATTTTACAGAAAGTAATTTCAAAAGCACTTAAAATTAAAAAGCATGAAGATGAAATACTCCATCAAATTGAAGACGGAAGCTCTTTATCCGATATTTTAAGCATTTGA
- a CDS encoding UPF0104 family protein: protein MQDTYEIILKHKWKIIATFAVAAFLIFAMTFLIGFNDVITTLEKAKWDWIALNFVLEAGIILVWALRWKLILDVVDTSPKFTTIIMMLLASLFGNNVTPSAAGGEPLRAYLLREVEGVPFEIGFATSTADRVFEFLPFVLISIIAALFLLSWDIPPLTRIFVIAMIIVSIVIFGILIYAGFRKEITQRIIISLAKSIYPTALRLSKKDVSFNEIREKIIFYINRFSTGFVTALQDRNVFLIAFILSFAMWGLDMLRMYVCFGALGVYPPVLALVIIYTIGILISLLPLLPGAWGIREATLIGLFAVVGVSADVVMAASLIDRLASYIIPTILGALAALYYGRKVKNKSVNLPSTDL, encoded by the coding sequence ATGCAGGATACTTATGAAATCATTCTGAAACATAAATGGAAAATCATTGCCACATTTGCAGTAGCTGCTTTTTTGATCTTCGCCATGACTTTCCTCATAGGTTTCAATGATGTCATTACAACCCTTGAAAAGGCTAAATGGGATTGGATTGCCCTAAACTTTGTTCTAGAAGCAGGTATTATTTTGGTATGGGCTTTGAGGTGGAAGCTGATTCTGGATGTGGTGGATACTTCACCTAAATTCACCACTATTATAATGATGCTCCTGGCCAGTTTGTTTGGTAACAACGTCACTCCCAGTGCTGCAGGAGGAGAACCACTGCGTGCTTATCTTCTAAGGGAAGTAGAAGGAGTGCCATTTGAAATTGGATTTGCAACCTCCACTGCAGACCGGGTATTTGAATTTCTTCCTTTCGTTTTAATATCCATTATTGCTGCTCTTTTCTTGCTCAGCTGGGACATACCCCCATTAACTCGAATATTCGTCATTGCCATGATCATCGTATCCATTGTTATATTCGGAATACTCATCTATGCCGGTTTCAGGAAAGAAATCACTCAAAGAATTATTATTTCCCTTGCTAAATCCATTTATCCCACTGCGCTTCGTTTAAGTAAAAAAGACGTTTCATTTAATGAAATTAGAGAAAAAATAATATTCTACATTAATCGATTTTCTACCGGTTTTGTTACTGCCTTACAGGATCGAAATGTGTTCCTCATAGCTTTCATTTTATCCTTTGCCATGTGGGGTTTGGACATGCTAAGAATGTACGTGTGTTTCGGAGCATTAGGAGTATATCCTCCAGTATTGGCCCTGGTGATAATCTACACCATCGGTATCCTGATCAGCCTCTTACCATTACTCCCTGGTGCGTGGGGAATACGGGAAGCTACTTTAATCGGCCTTTTTGCAGTGGTTGGTGTTTCAGCAGATGTGGTGATGGCAGCCAGCCTAATAGATCGTTTAGCCAGCTATATTATTCCCACCATACTAGGTGCTCTTGCAGCACTCTACTATGGGCGCAAGGTTAAAAATAAAAGTGTTAACTTACCATCAACTGATTTATAG
- a CDS encoding H/ACA ribonucleoprotein complex subunit GAR1 yields the protein MKKLGSILHLSNRERVILRSNQTPALGLSVFNSRKEKIGFIHDVFGPTKDPYISVKILASISKNFENSVGETLYVPKQAKKKWGRRKRSKK from the coding sequence ATGAAGAAACTTGGAAGCATACTACATTTGTCAAACAGAGAGCGTGTTATACTCCGATCGAACCAAACACCCGCTCTAGGATTGTCTGTTTTTAACTCCCGTAAGGAGAAAATAGGGTTTATTCACGATGTCTTCGGACCCACCAAGGATCCGTATATCTCAGTGAAGATCCTTGCATCAATTTCTAAAAATTTTGAAAACAGTGTTGGAGAGACACTTTATGTGCCTAAACAAGCCAAGAAGAAATGGGGGCGACGGAAACGAAGCAAGAAATAG
- a CDS encoding transcription initiation factor IIB codes for MKQDMSEIEKIETKCPECGSEKLINDHERGEIVCGSCGLVIDDSLVDMGPEWRAFDHEQRDKRTRVGAPITYTIHDKGLSTMIDWRNKDIYGRDIPARNRAQWYRLRKWQRKIRISGATERNLAFALSELDRDSSRLGLPRSVREAASVVYRNAVENKLIRGRSIEGVVAASLYAACRRCNVPRTLDEIAEVSRVSKKEVGRTYRFLTRELNIKLPPTSPVDYVPRFASELNLSGEVQSKAIEIIEKAMEKGLTSGRGPTGVAAAALYIASVLLGERKTQRDVADIAGVTEVTIRNRYKELTEQLDMGVTL; via the coding sequence ATGAAGCAGGATATGTCTGAGATTGAAAAAATCGAGACAAAATGTCCAGAATGTGGATCTGAGAAGCTTATAAATGATCATGAACGTGGCGAAATCGTTTGTGGTTCCTGTGGTCTGGTTATCGATGACAGCTTGGTGGATATGGGTCCAGAGTGGAGGGCCTTCGACCATGAACAGCGTGATAAGAGGACCAGGGTAGGTGCACCTATCACTTACACCATACACGACAAGGGTCTTTCCACCATGATCGACTGGAGAAACAAGGATATCTACGGTCGGGACATTCCAGCCAGGAACCGAGCCCAGTGGTATAGGCTCAGGAAATGGCAGAGGAAAATCAGGATTTCCGGTGCAACTGAACGTAACCTGGCATTTGCATTAAGTGAACTGGACCGTGACTCATCTCGATTGGGACTTCCCAGAAGTGTGAGAGAAGCTGCATCAGTAGTATACCGTAACGCTGTGGAGAACAAACTCATCAGAGGAAGAAGCATTGAAGGAGTGGTGGCTGCATCACTTTACGCAGCATGCAGACGGTGTAATGTTCCACGAACACTGGATGAAATTGCAGAAGTATCCAGGGTGAGTAAAAAAGAAGTGGGTAGAACCTACCGTTTCCTGACCAGGGAACTGAATATCAAACTGCCTCCTACCAGTCCTGTGGATTACGTACCTCGTTTTGCCAGTGAACTCAACCTCTCTGGAGAAGTTCAATCCAAGGCTATTGAAATCATTGAAAAAGCCATGGAGAAAGGTTTAACCTCTGGAAGAGGACCTACAGGAGTTGCTGCCGCTGCATTATACATTGCCTCAGTTTTACTCGGTGAGAGAAAAACCCAGCGCGATGTAGCAGATATAGCCGGAGTTACTGAAGTTACCATACGTAACCGATACAAAGAACTCACAGAACAGCTGGATATGGGTGTAACACTTTAA
- a CDS encoding YwbE family protein, with translation MSQKNGKNRKDIKKGSEVYIVLKKDQRSGKRTKGIVKDLLTRSPSHPHGIKVRLEDGRVGRVQEIIE, from the coding sequence ATGAGTCAAAAGAACGGTAAAAACAGAAAAGATATAAAAAAAGGATCGGAAGTTTACATTGTACTTAAAAAGGATCAGCGCAGTGGAAAAAGAACTAAAGGAATAGTTAAAGATTTATTAACACGCTCTCCATCTCATCCTCATGGAATCAAGGTTAGACTTGAAGATGGGCGAGTGGGAAGGGTTCAGGAAATAATCGAATAA
- the dnaG gene encoding DNA primase DnaG: MGTKEEISTTKYLIHAQINANGIVEKPDVVGAIFGQTEGLLSNDLDLRELQKTGRIGRIKVNINSKAGRSKGEIVIPSSLDRVETAILAASLETINRVGPCEAYIQVNKVEDVRAVKRRKVVDRAKELYKGMMEEVTPESLKMIEEVKEAMRIHEITDFGHDKLPAGPNVASSDAILVVEGRADVLNLLKYGVKNAVAVEGVSVPKTVAELTKKKTVTAFLDGDRGGDLILKELLQVGELDYVTRAPRGKEVEDLTKDEVMVALRDKIPVEQIYHDLGIKLDKPEKKQVDKTPDKVKLLKGILKDVEGSGNAEILDDALNILKEVRVESLYDEIKSLQNEGAYAVVFDGVVSQRLIDIAKEKGLKQVVAVRMSEVVKKPSPLKIITR, encoded by the coding sequence ATGGGAACTAAAGAAGAAATCAGTACAACTAAATATCTTATTCATGCTCAAATAAATGCTAACGGAATTGTGGAAAAACCGGATGTGGTGGGTGCCATCTTCGGGCAAACTGAAGGACTGTTAAGTAATGATTTAGATTTAAGGGAGCTACAAAAAACCGGTAGAATTGGCCGGATCAAAGTAAATATCAACTCCAAAGCAGGCAGATCCAAAGGAGAAATAGTGATCCCATCCAGTCTGGACCGAGTGGAAACCGCCATCCTGGCTGCATCTCTAGAAACCATAAACAGAGTGGGACCCTGTGAAGCATACATACAGGTTAACAAGGTGGAAGATGTCCGGGCTGTTAAAAGAAGGAAAGTAGTGGACCGTGCCAAAGAACTCTACAAGGGAATGATGGAAGAGGTCACCCCTGAAAGCCTCAAAATGATTGAAGAGGTTAAAGAGGCCATGCGTATCCATGAAATCACTGACTTTGGCCATGACAAACTCCCCGCTGGTCCTAATGTAGCATCTTCCGACGCAATTCTGGTGGTTGAAGGACGTGCCGATGTTTTAAATCTACTCAAATACGGTGTTAAAAATGCCGTAGCTGTGGAAGGCGTCAGTGTCCCCAAAACAGTGGCAGAACTCACCAAGAAAAAAACAGTAACCGCCTTTTTAGATGGGGACCGTGGTGGCGACCTTATTCTCAAGGAACTCCTGCAAGTAGGGGAACTAGACTATGTGACCCGTGCACCACGGGGTAAAGAAGTGGAAGACCTCACCAAAGATGAAGTTATGGTAGCGTTAAGGGATAAAATACCGGTGGAACAGATATACCATGATCTGGGAATAAAACTGGATAAACCCGAAAAAAAACAGGTAGATAAAACCCCTGATAAAGTTAAATTGCTCAAGGGAATACTCAAAGATGTGGAAGGTTCAGGAAACGCAGAGATCCTGGATGATGCTTTAAACATCCTCAAAGAAGTGAGGGTGGAATCCTTATATGATGAGATAAAATCTTTGCAAAATGAGGGTGCTTACGCTGTGGTATTCGATGGAGTGGTGAGTCAGAGACTCATTGACATTGCCAAAGAAAAAGGATTAAAACAGGTTGTAGCTGTACGAATGAGCGAGGTAGTAAAAAAACCCAGCCCACTTAAAATCATTACCCGTTAA
- a CDS encoding DUF211 domain-containing protein, whose protein sequence is MAKGLIRIVLDILKPHEPTLPHFAKFLSEVSGVEGVNVTLMEIDKETENIKVTMQGNDLNFDEISKAIEQYGGSIHSIDEVVAGKTMVEEVTTPQD, encoded by the coding sequence TTGGCAAAAGGTCTTATTAGAATAGTTTTAGATATATTAAAACCACATGAACCAACTTTACCCCATTTTGCTAAATTTTTAAGCGAAGTAAGTGGTGTAGAAGGGGTCAATGTTACCCTCATGGAAATTGACAAGGAAACAGAAAACATTAAAGTCACTATGCAGGGTAACGACCTGAACTTTGATGAAATAAGTAAAGCCATCGAACAATATGGTGGTTCCATACACAGTATAGATGAAGTTGTGGCTGGAAAAACAATGGTTGAAGAAGTAACAACACCTCAGGACTGA